A region of the Streptococcus suis genome:
AAATCAAAGACTTACGAAAAAAGAAAGGTTTGACCCAAGAGCAGTTTGCCCTCAAACTCAATGTGACCAGGCAGGCTGTTTCCAATTGGGAAAATGACAAGAATCTACCTGATTTGGAGCTCTTGATTCTCATGTCCTCTGTCTTTTCGATCTCCTTAGATCACCTTATCTTAGGAGGAACTGACATGAACAACATGACAGAAAAACTTGTAAAAGACGGTCGTGAAGGCCGCCGCACCCAGATGCACCTGACCATTACCATTATTGGTAGTTTTCTCATGCTACTCGGCTTCGTATGCTTTATCATCGAGGCAAACTCAGTCGAGTATATCGATGCCGAGGGCATTCTGCATGAAAATTTTTATCTCATTCCAGTCGGCTACTTGCTGGTCTTTACAGGAGCCATTGCCACGCTCCTATCAGGACTAGCCCTGCACCGCTTTAGAAAAGAATACAAATAAGATGACCAAACACCAACGTTTTGCCAATAGCGACCAATTTTTCGCCTGTCCCCATTGTGGGCAGGCTC
Encoded here:
- a CDS encoding XRE family transcriptional regulator; the encoded protein is MNFGQQIKDLRKKKGLTQEQFALKLNVTRQAVSNWENDKNLPDLELLILMSSVFSISLDHLILGGTDMNNMTEKLVKDGREGRRTQMHLTITIIGSFLMLLGFVCFIIEANSVEYIDAEGILHENFYLIPVGYLLVFTGAIATLLSGLALHRFRKEYK